A single region of the Thermoanaerobacter uzonensis DSM 18761 genome encodes:
- a CDS encoding energy-coupling factor transporter ATPase — protein MPIKVENLSFVYNEGTPYATVALNDVTFEIQDEEFVGIIGHTGSGKSTLIQHLNGLLRPTSGKIYINGVDITDKKVSLKEVRKEVGLVFQYPEYQLFEETIFKDIAFGPINLGLSEEEIEKRVYEAMDIVGISRELADKSPFEVSGGQKRRIAIAGILAMKPKILILDEPTAGLDPKGKEEILNKIKEIHDKYKMITILVSHSMEDIARFADKIIVMNKGRIEIIGTPRDVFRKVEKLEKMGLGVPQITYLARELQKKGVAIPEDILTIEEAKEYIIRYLRGTKNV, from the coding sequence ATGCCGATAAAAGTAGAAAATTTAAGCTTTGTGTATAATGAAGGGACGCCATACGCTACTGTTGCTTTAAATGACGTTACTTTTGAAATCCAGGATGAAGAGTTCGTGGGAATCATTGGGCACACAGGGTCGGGCAAATCTACGTTAATACAGCATTTAAATGGGCTTTTAAGACCCACTTCAGGGAAAATATATATAAATGGAGTAGATATAACAGACAAAAAAGTCAGTTTGAAAGAGGTACGAAAAGAAGTAGGATTAGTTTTTCAATACCCTGAATATCAACTTTTTGAAGAAACTATTTTTAAAGATATAGCCTTTGGTCCTATTAATTTGGGACTTAGCGAAGAAGAAATTGAAAAAAGAGTATATGAAGCAATGGATATTGTTGGAATCAGTAGAGAATTAGCAGACAAATCACCTTTTGAAGTATCAGGTGGCCAAAAACGTAGAATTGCGATAGCAGGAATACTGGCGATGAAGCCTAAAATTTTGATACTAGATGAACCTACTGCAGGCCTTGATCCAAAGGGGAAGGAAGAGATTTTAAACAAAATTAAAGAAATTCATGATAAATATAAGATGATAACAATTTTGGTATCCCATAGCATGGAAGATATAGCTAGATTTGCAGATAAAATAATAGTGATGAACAAAGGAAGAATAGAAATTATTGGGACTCCAAGGGACGTATTTAGAAAAGTTGAAAAATTAGAAAAGATGGGATTAGGGGTACCACAAATAACTTATCTCGCAAGAGAATTACAAAAAAAAGGCGTAGCAATTCCAGAAGATATATTAACAATTGAAGAAGCAAAGGAATATATAATTCGTTATCTCAGGGGGACTAAAAATGTTTAG
- a CDS encoding energy-coupling factor transporter transmembrane component T family protein, with amino-acid sequence MFRNITIGQYIPGDSAVHKLDPRIKIIITFIFIVAIFFINKLSGYLLAVLYLYLIIAISKIPFSYILKGLRPVIIILLLTVSLNMFFTPGGTILYTLGPLKITTNGLRLAVFMGLRLIFLIIGTSLLTLTTSPISLTDGIEHILKPFSRIGVPAHELAMMMTIALRFIPTLIEEAEKIMKAQMARGADFESGNIVKRAKGLVPLLVPLFISAFRRADELAVAMESRCYRGGQNRTRMKQLKIQPRDYQALAVTLIMVLLIVWNRGWTW; translated from the coding sequence ATGTTTAGAAATATAACTATTGGTCAATATATCCCTGGTGATTCGGCAGTTCATAAGTTGGATCCGAGAATCAAAATAATTATCACTTTTATATTTATAGTGGCCATATTCTTTATAAATAAACTTTCAGGTTACCTTTTAGCGGTTCTTTACCTTTATTTGATAATAGCAATTTCTAAAATCCCTTTTAGCTATATTTTAAAAGGATTAAGACCAGTTATTATAATTCTTTTACTGACGGTGAGCTTAAATATGTTTTTTACCCCTGGGGGAACGATATTATATACTTTAGGACCCTTGAAAATTACTACTAATGGGTTGCGGTTAGCTGTATTTATGGGGTTAAGACTCATATTTTTGATTATCGGTACTTCACTACTTACTTTAACTACTTCTCCTATCTCGTTGACAGATGGAATAGAGCATATTTTAAAACCCTTTAGTCGTATAGGTGTACCTGCTCATGAATTAGCAATGATGATGACAATTGCTTTAAGATTTATACCTACATTAATAGAAGAAGCAGAAAAAATTATGAAAGCTCAAATGGCAAGAGGAGCCGATTTTGAAAGTGGTAATATAGTAAAAAGGGCAAAAGGACTAGTGCCTCTTTTAGTACCTCTATTTATTAGTGCTTTTAGAAGAGCTGACGAATTAGCAGTTGCCATGGAATCTCGGTGCTATAGAGGCGGGCAAAATAGAACGCGAATGAAACAGCTTAAAATCCAACCGAGAGATTATCAAGCTTTAGCTGTGACCTTGATAATGGTATTGCTAATTGTATGGAATAGAGGTTGGACGTGGTAA
- the truA gene encoding tRNA pseudouridine(38-40) synthase TruA translates to MRNIMIVVEYDGTNYHGWQYQKNAVTVQEVLQKAIKKVTGEKVNLIGASRTDTGVHALYQVANFKTNTKIPAEKLPYALNSVLPDDIVVVQAKDVEDSFHARYSAKRKRYKYIILNRKFQMPTMRNYCWHIDYPLNIEKMKKAASYLIGTHDFSAFKASGSSKTSTIRTVYDLTIEKNEDFINIEIEANGFLYNMVRIIVGTLVYVGLGKIKEDQVYDILKSKDRTKAGITAPPQGLYLIKIIY, encoded by the coding sequence ATGAGGAACATAATGATTGTAGTAGAATATGACGGGACCAATTATCACGGTTGGCAATACCAAAAGAATGCAGTAACAGTTCAGGAAGTATTGCAAAAAGCAATAAAGAAGGTAACAGGAGAAAAAGTTAATTTAATAGGTGCGAGTAGAACTGATACAGGTGTCCATGCTCTATATCAAGTAGCTAACTTTAAAACTAATACTAAAATACCTGCAGAAAAGTTGCCCTATGCTCTAAACAGTGTATTACCCGATGATATAGTAGTTGTCCAAGCAAAGGATGTGGAAGACTCTTTTCACGCTCGATATAGTGCAAAAAGGAAAAGATACAAATACATTATTCTCAATAGGAAATTTCAAATGCCTACAATGAGAAATTATTGTTGGCATATAGATTATCCTTTAAATATAGAAAAAATGAAGAAAGCTGCTTCTTACCTAATTGGGACTCACGATTTTTCTGCTTTTAAAGCTTCAGGCAGCAGTAAAACAAGTACCATAAGGACAGTGTATGATTTAACTATTGAAAAAAATGAAGATTTTATCAACATTGAAATAGAAGCTAATGGTTTTTTGTATAACATGGTGCGAATAATTGTAGGAACACTAGTTTATGTAGGTCTTGGCAAAATAAAAGAAGACCAAGTTTATGATATTTTAAAATCAAAAGACAGAACAAAAGCGGGCATAACTGCCCCGCCACAAGGATTGTATTTAATAAAAATTATCTATTGA
- the rplM gene encoding 50S ribosomal protein L13, whose product MKSYMAKPEDVERKWFVIDAEGKVLGRLASQIAKILMGKHKPTYTPHVDTGDFVIVLNAEKIILTGNKLEDKYYKYYTGYPGGLKEVQYKKLMQTKPEFVIYHAVKGMLPKNRLGRRMIKRLKVYRGSEHKHQAQKPEKLDIE is encoded by the coding sequence ATGAAATCATATATGGCTAAACCTGAAGATGTCGAAAGAAAATGGTTTGTTATAGATGCTGAAGGTAAAGTCTTAGGAAGACTGGCAAGCCAAATTGCTAAAATACTAATGGGTAAACACAAACCAACTTATACACCTCATGTAGATACAGGAGATTTTGTGATAGTTTTGAATGCTGAAAAAATTATATTGACAGGCAATAAATTAGAAGATAAATATTACAAATATTATACAGGGTATCCAGGAGGATTAAAAGAAGTTCAGTATAAAAAATTAATGCAGACAAAACCTGAGTTTGTAATATACCACGCTGTAAAAGGCATGTTGCCTAAAAACAGACTTGGTCGCAGAATGATTAAAAGATTGAAAGTATATAGGGGTTCTGAGCATAAGCATCAAGCTCAAAAGCCTGAAAAATTAGACATAGAGTGA
- the rpsI gene encoding 30S ribosomal protein S9 — translation MATVQYYGTGRRKEAVARVRLMPGKGNIIINNKPLDEYFTLDTLKYTVKQPLILTETIDKFDVYAKVSGGGFTGQAGAVRLGIARALVKADSELRPILKKAGFLTRDPRMKERRKYGLKKARKAPQFSKR, via the coding sequence ATGGCAACAGTACAATATTACGGGACAGGAAGAAGAAAAGAAGCTGTAGCAAGAGTAAGGCTTATGCCTGGAAAGGGAAATATAATAATTAATAATAAACCTCTGGATGAGTATTTTACATTAGATACTTTAAAGTATACTGTTAAGCAACCTTTAATTTTAACAGAGACAATAGACAAGTTCGATGTATACGCAAAGGTATCCGGAGGAGGATTTACAGGTCAAGCGGGAGCAGTGAGACTTGGTATTGCTCGTGCATTAGTAAAAGCTGATAGTGAATTAAGACCTATTTTGAAGAAAGCTGGATTCTTGACAAGAGACCCAAGAATGAAAGAGAGAAGAAAATACGGTCTCAAAAAAGCAAGAAAAGCTCCACAATTTTCAAAGAGATAA